AGCGCAGTGTAATCAGCTCGTGATCGTAGGAGATTTCAACGCACCCCACAGAGAGTGGGGGTATTGCGATAACACGGCATGAGGTCACTCTATAGTGAAAGCGATACGCATGCTAGGACTGGAACTCCTAACTAACCCTGCCTTTCCTACACGAGAGGGAAACAGCGTGACTAGAGACTCCTGTCCTGACCTCACCTGGTCAAGAACGTAAGCCACTCGAAGTGGACTAACCTAATCGAAACATTggggagcgaccactgcatcctaaGCACCTAAAATTTCGCAATTCGGAATTCCCTACGGGACATATAGAATCAATCCAGGATTGGAGCGCGGCCCTTCGCCAGGCTCACAGCACCGCCACCGAATTCGTACAGCGCACAAACGAGACACCTGAGGTAGACAGGCACCTACTCAAATTATGGGATCAGCGCGCGAAACTCGTTCGCCGTTGGAAGACCCAAAAGGTGAACCGCCAACTTCAAACCCGCCTAGTCGACCTCACGGAAGAGGCACAAACGTACGCCACGCAACTCTCGCATCAGAACTGGCAACAGTTATGCGAGTCTCTGCGAGGCACTCTGGGCACGTCTCGGACATGGGCAATTCTCAGAAATTTGATAGACCCAACCAAGTCCAAGTCCAAAGGGACCCGTACACTCAAGCGGATTTCCCACCTGTTCCCGGGTGACGACGCAGCTCTTCTCGCAGCGCTCCGCGACAGATACATAGGAAGTGCGACTGCAACCTAGCACGATTACCTACCAGGGCAGCCCAAATCGAGATTTGGACGCCCCCATAACGACGGCACAAGTATACGCTGCGGCGCGATCCTGCGTTCGTAATACGGCGGCAGGTGCGGTCAAAATCACCAACGCCATAATACGCAACCTCGGCAAGGACCAAATTCAAGGATCTAACTCAGTACATTAACGTTGAGCTCTGGGAAAAGAATATCATCCCTCAAGAGTGAAAACAGTCCGAAATCATCGTCATCCTAAAGCCCGGGAAGCTGCCCACACTTGAGGCGCTCcgccccatctcgctcacgtcgtgtCTGGGCAAGCTCTACGAGAGGGTGATCCAAACTCGTCTGCAGAACTATATAGAAGACAACAACCTCTTCCCTCCTTCCATGATCGGCTTCCGATCCGGGCTATCTACTCAAGACGCCTTCCTTCTACTCAAGGAGGAGGTACTGGCGCACGTTCCCAGCGGAGGGGAGCACCTTGTGATGGCCTCAGGGTTCGATCATCTCCCCTCTCCTTTTCAACATCGCGATGGTTGGAGTGGCCAGAAGCCTTCAAACAGTACCGAACATCGGATTTacactgtacgccgacgacataactaTCTGAACTACCAAAGGCTCTCTGGCGACCAAAGAAGAAACTCTGCAGCAAGCTGCTACCTGCGTCGAGGAGACGGCCTCCCAGTGCGGACTGCgctgtgcgccggaaaagtcAGAGATCATCCGCATAGAAGGACGTAACTACAAGTCTCCAGGAGACATTCAGGTCCTCCTACACGGCGTCCCCGTCCGGGAGACCCGACAGATACGCATCCTTGGCTTATGGCTCCAGAGTAATCGAAAAGCCACCCACGCTATCAAGCTGTTATCCACAACACAGCAAGTCGCCAAAATGATCAGAAGAGTGGCATGCAACCGGACAGGCATGCGCGAGGAGGACACGCTACGCCTCGTCTAAGCACTTGTGGTGAGCCGCGTTCCTTACGGCCTACCGTACCTACAGTTAACTAGACAAGAACTAACCAAAGTCAATGCCATGTTACGTACTGCGTACAAATATGCGCTGGGCATTCCTATCTACACTCCAAACGCAAAACTAGAGGCCCTCGGCCTCTCTAACTCATTCGAGGAGATCCAGGAGGCTGTTCTCCTCTCGCAACGTGCACGCCTCCTTCGCACGGACACCAGAAGGCAAACTCTAGAGCGGGTGGGCTACCCGGCAGACGTCCAGATAATACAGATCACGACCAACCTCCCAACAACATATCGCTCGCGGGTGCACATCTCCCCGATTCCCAAAAACATGTCGAGCGGAGCCGGGTCGGGCAGAAGCTCAGCCAGAATAGATTACTTGAAGCGGACAGCGGCACGCAGCCCCCACACGGTGTACGTCGACGTGGCAACACACAGCGAGGTCACGCGGGCGATGGCAGTTGCGGTGAACTCCTCCCACAACGAGGTTGTCAGCGCCACCTTGAAGCACACGACGATCACGGAAGCAGAGGTGGCAGCAATCCTGCTGGCGATCCAGTACGGCGACGCCCGCAACCATGGTGTACACGTTGTGACCGACTTCCAAGCAGCCTGTCGGCTCCTACTTGCAGGCACAATACCCAAAAAGCTGTTGGGCATAGTAGCCAACTCTATGAGCGCCCATTCCTCCCTAAGACATCAGATAATGTGGGTGCCTGGTCACGCGGGATTAGATGGCAACGAGGTCGCCGACACACTACCTCGAGGACATACCGACCGAGCGGGCTCCAACCCCGACTCAAGCTTTCTCCCCGAAGTTCCCGTCACCTACAACACACGACTCCACTTCCTAAGAACACAACGACAGCACTTCCCCCCTCCACATAAGAAGCTTAACGCTCAGGAAGCTCGGGACTGGAGGCAACTCCAGACCGATACTTTCCCTAATCTCTATAAATACAGCATCATTTTCCCCGAGCCCTACAGAGgcgaatgcccgtggtgcgaagaCCGGCCCGAtgcataccacattacatggggatGTAAGGGCCCGAAACCCCCGGACATCACAACATATAGAACGAAGGAGCAATGGGAGACCTCCCTGCTCAGCTCGGAGCTTGATCAGCAGCGCACACTCGTTGCGCAGGCTAGAGCGGCGGCCAAGGCCAGTGGAGTCTTGAAATGAAGACACCACCCATTGTATATTTCTCCTAGTGTCTTATTTTCCTTGTGAATaaagttttctactactactccACTGCAGCTTCCCCCTTACACCTCAAACCATCGCTactacgccgccgcggtggctgagtggtcatggcgctcggctgctggcccgaaagatgctgATTCGATCCCGGCGACggcagccgaatttcgatggaggcgaaattctagaggcccgtgtactgttcgatgtcagtacgcgttaaagaaccccaggtggttgaaatttctgaagcccttcattacggcgtccctcatagcctcagtcgctttgggaagttaaaccccataaaccaagctaAACCATCAATGCTGGAAACGAAGTGCACGGGTGCTTGTCTGCATCGGTCAGCTTTCTTAGAGCAGGAGAAACGGCCTCAAAATCGGTGAACATGGCGTCTTGTTCCTCTGTATCAAATTCCGCCATCTTTTCAGTGCTGGCGTTGATTGAGCTGTCAGCTGATAGCCCCGTAGCATCCTGTGTTGCGGCGGTTGTGGTTCCTGCAGCTGCTGGCAGTGGCGGTAGCCCCGCATCCTGACTCCGCACAGCAGCAACGTGCGCGCAACGCTGATGACtgaagaaaaatatatataaacaCTCATATACATATAATTCCTAAATAAATTTTGTAGCGACGAAGGCATTTTTGCAAACCTTTTCAGGACGCGGTAGGACCGAGCGCTGCTTGCGTCGTCGTAAGAGAACAACTGAGGCACGTAGTCCACGTCATTCGGATCAGAACTTGGTGCTCCGAAAGAAAAAGTACCAGAACCTGTGTAATCACATTGCATACTTTTCACAAAGAAACATGCACTCTTACCTCTAACGAAATGCTCAGAGCAAATTCTGGAGTTGTCAGTAGGCATCCACAGGTAGCCGTCAGCGGTCTGCCGGTGGAGCGCTACGGCCCACTGTTTTCTCCGCTCCGCGTTCCATGGTATTCAGAACATCTTGTATCCAGTCTTTGTCGAATTTTTACAGTTCAAAGCAGCGCACCAAACCATTTTTTTACGGCGATATAAACGTAGAAAGTGAGCAAAAAGACTCAAAATTGCGCACTCACAAGCAAAGGCTATGGCAGCGAAAGCACAAAAAAGACCCGGAAGTCTGATTTCACGTGACCAGAAGGTGGCAGTGACGCAATGTCCGCCGCTGTTTGAGTACCACCTGTAGCGCTCATCAAATTATATTTATAATAGCGTGTTGCGCCTAACAGAAACAAAATGGACAAAAATTCGGCCTATAGAAGCCTCAGAGGGCTTTAGCGGCAGAGGccgacaggcagcggaaccgcATGTAcatatcaaatcaaatctttattcagcattcttccgcgtgtaacaaaggaatgctgggacaagagaaaaaaatctgctacaagcagcttgacaaggcctgGTAAGATATTTAAACACAAATAAACGTCAGATTCCTTCCTTGAGCCAACTATTGAATAAAGAGACAAGGAAAAACATCTTGTGTAGCATGGCTTGTATTGAATGacccctgccgcggtggctcagtggtttgggcactCTGCAACTGaggcggagtacccgggttcgaacccgaccgcggcggcagcgtttcgatgtaggggaaacgtaaaaggcgcccgtatgctgtgcgttgtcagtgcacgttaaagatccccaggtggtcgaaattattccggagaggTTACTCGCTATCAAAAACGtacactttttaaaaattttagaCCTGTTACCAGTGCTTCCACCAAATACCAGTGCTTCCTTCAAATAAAAATATGATTGTGTTTATTTGTGACAACTAGTTACATTTGCCTTGTAGAAAAGTTGCATTCAACTCCTTGAGCTGTCTCATGACAATAAATTTCTTTCCTGTCCACAGGTCGCAAAAGGCTCTGCCTTCTTAAACTCCCCAAATTTAAATGCCAAAATTGCTTTAAAGGCGGCAGACGGAATACTCTGGCATCGACGCGCTGGTTTCCCTGTGAGCGCCACAAGGAGCAGATGATTTCGCATGTGCCGTGATGTTAACGGGGCAAGGGCAAGGGCTACGATATATACAATGACAGGGCTCATCTGCAACGACCTTCGAAGCACTCCCTGAAAAACATGAGGTCTTTAACACTGAAGCTCACCAGCGAAATCTTCAGTCTTGCATAAATGAGTCTCTAGTTGAGTCAATGCAGAATTTGGCACTGATCGATAACCGTATCCGGTTTCCAAAGCGCATACAATAGCTAGGTGCGGGCAGAAACTCTTATCAGGCAACGTAGGTCAATAGCCTTATCCTAGCTGTCACTTGGTGTGTCAGGGGCAATTTTACACCTATAAAGGCCTCCAAATGTCGCTCTTTCCATAGCGGAGGATTTGGAGCAGCATTGCTGAAGTTTTTGGAAGACTATTCCGGTTAGCCGAAAAATAATGAAGGCTGTGGCAGTTGTTTGTTGTTTGGCAGTTACCATCGTAGGGCTGAGCCAAGGAAAACGCCTTGTGGGAGGCTGGGAAGAGCAGGACCCATCGAGCGATCCTAAATACCTGCAACTGGCTCATTTTGCGATCGCGCAGCAGGCAACTGGCCTCACTTACTACCAAACCGTTCTGCGGCTGCTCAAGGTTGAAACACAGGTAAAGTCAGGGTATTTCTTTCAACAAAATTTCTCAAAGAATATGGTGTCGTGGTTTTTTTTAAGCATTGGAAGAGGTAATGTGCACTTCGAAAAAGAGAGGAATTTTTTTATTCGCAACGTTTCTGGAAGGCGCTCGCACTTTCCCATAGCATAACTGAATATGCGTGTAGTGCAGTATAGCGATTTTACGAACTTATGACATGGCAACCCTCTCTACAAAACTTGTCTTTGAGCTTCCTTccaaaaacattaaaaactgtCCTCATTTTTTGTCTTGGCAAATAACGTTTTCCTCAAACGGGGGCTATTGTGTCAAGTATATGTGTCAACAGTGAGTCATTGTCTATTTGATGTTGCAGACTGTGCAGTGATACAACTTTTAAATACTCTTGGCAGACAATAAAAATTCACTTGCTATGACAGGATGCCGTTTTGATTTTGTGCATGTGCCGATATCAATGCCCCCGGTGTCTTTTGTTATGAAAATATATTACTCGTAAGCATTCTTGACTGATTAACACTAGAAAAATTCAGAAGAAATGCGTGACTGTAGAAGGCAAATCTGCAAAAAAAGAGGAACTTAAGCATATAAGTTCCTGTATTTAGTGGAATTGGGCACACGTTCACTACGTTTTAAGCGCGGAATACAATTTTAAAAGAAAGGGCAATTTTGCAATATGAACATACCCGACTGATTCCGAAATAAACTCGGCGGGGACATATCTGCTTCCAAGAACCATTTTTCGTGCTTTCGCTGCCGTCTGCCGCACGGCTAGTGGCATTATTTTGCTAGCTGTGCTTAGTGTCGCGCTTTAATGAAAATAGCAATACATTCCAAGACAAAATCTATCATTACCCTTTTGCATCACCCTTGCTTAGTAGAAATGCAAGAGGGAGAGCAAAAACTTATTCGGTGGGCTTCCACACTCTTTGTTTAGTTTTAAATTTGTCGCTTGAATTTCTAAGCCCATCTTAACCTAAATTGGCACCTCTCCTTTGTTATACCCGAATTGAGAAATACAATAAGTATTTCTAATTTTCCACGAGGCCAGGTTGTGGCTGGAGTGAACTACAAGCTGATATTCGAGACTGCGCCAACTAACTGCAAATTCAGTGATGGTCCCTACTCAAGTGAGAGGTGTCAGCCTACAACCCATCAGGTAAGCTACTGCCTGGCTAATtacagatttcattttttttatcttttcttaATAACTGCAGTTTTCCTTTCAGGTTTGGGTGTCATTTGTACTGAAAGACAGTACTTCTTCAAGTTGCGACAATGCAGATATACTACTGCCGTGACTTTTCGATTCTCATTCAAAATCCGCTAAAAAAATATTCGAATGAAAATGGGGCTGCGAATTGGGAATCTGTTCCAGATTTCTTGGGCGTATTTTATATGCAACTAAAACCATGGAGTGGTAACTTTTAGAAAACCGTTTTTCAGCAAGCATAAAAATCAGTATTAGTTGCCAATATTTGTTATCAGCAAGCGTACCTCCGAGAAAATAAAGAAATGTGGAAAAAGATAGGAGTAGGTTAAATGCAGAATTATATACGACAACGTTTTTCGGTAGAAAACATGTTTAAGATGTTTTCGGAACTAATCTATAGGATGAAGTTGCAGAATTATAAATTTCATATATTTCTGCCCTCAAAAACCCCATGATCAAAGGGCTGGCATAGTTTTCGTAGTGAACTCGAGCATGCTAAAAAAGTAACTTTTCTATTGCAGGCGTCAGCAACATGCACTGCCATCATCTACGAGCGCCCTTGGGATAACTACAAGGCCGTTACGTCATTTCGGTGTCACAAGTAAATTTGCAAAATAATTCTCCAGATCAACCCTTCCTAAAATGTAACAaaatacatgaaaataaaataaatattttccgGAAACCCTGCGATACTGTCAAAAAATATCAGCAACTCCAGTGAACGTTTGCGGCGTCCATTAGAGGCCGGTTTTTATTTTTGCCGGAACCCTTCAGTGCCTTGTTACTGGTATTCAACCTTCCGAGAAAGTTTGCTGCAACAACTGAAACTATATTGTAGGTTATAGCGTCCAGGTAGGAAGCAAAAAAGCGGCGGCGTCGCTGCAGGGATCTAAAATAATTCTGCAACAATATTTTTGTTCCAACGCATTTCCGGATTTTTCGCAAATTTCATTTACGAGAATATAGTTTCGACATATGTGCTGTGCGGAAATTTCAATATCGCTTTTGCTAGAAAGAGCGAGCTTGGAGAAAGGGTTGGATTGGCAGTTACAACAGGTCTTTTGGGCTGATGACATGTGGCTGATGGGATTTCTTCTTTGCTGAATATACATAACAACGATGAGAGTTTACCCTACTGGTGGATTGTTGTGTCATATCGTGGCGTTGTTTGAAGGTAAAGGGTGCAGGAGTTACGCATTTAGGTTGAGAGATGCTTGTGTTAAGCTACCAATGGAATTGTGTGATTAAAAACATTATCCCAGTATACCCTTACAGGAGAGTGCTGCGCACGCAACCAGTACATAACTGCACTGGATAACTTAATGCAACTCAGCTTTGCAGTAAGCACTGCATGGCGAGATTTTCTTCTGTAAACAGCGATTGCGCTGGCATAGCCTGACTGTGCCACGGGTTTTCAATTTTTACCCAGAGCTTTAAAATTCTGCAATTATATGAACGCAGTTTACTAACCTGGCAGTTTCGGCTTCTTGGCATGATGTGGCCACATAATATATACAGCCCTACAAGATGAAAAGATTGATGAAAGGCGGCAGAAACACGATCGCCTGTGTGTGGCCTGCCTTGCTTCGCATTCATTTCCCAAAGA
This region of Amblyomma americanum isolate KBUSLIRL-KWMA chromosome 5, ASM5285725v1, whole genome shotgun sequence genomic DNA includes:
- the LOC144132547 gene encoding cystatin-2-like, translating into MKAVAVVCCLAVTIVGLSQGKRLVGGWEEQDPSSDPKYLQLAHFAIAQQATGLTYYQTVLRLLKVETQVVAGVNYKLIFETAPTNCKFSDGPYSSERCQPTTHQASATCTAIIYERPWDNYKAVTSFRCHK